A region from the Variovorax sp. RKNM96 genome encodes:
- a CDS encoding LysR family transcriptional regulator codes for MDSFSGLESFVRAADLLSFAKAGRLLGISASAVGKNVARLEQQLGLRLFNRTTRHVRLTEEGAMFHERCRRILDELDDARAMMQDAVAAPRGRLRVSLPTIGYRFLLPILPAFKARFPEIELDLDFNDRLVDVIAEGVDVAIRSGELGDSQLVARRLGPFNFVLVASPAYLAEHGVPQVPADLAQHSCLRYKFVTGGKIEDWDLPGLPTQLPPGLLCNNMEAMLGAAVAGLGVAYMPDFLARDSLCRGELQRVLETHLSRQGQFSALWSSSRQLSPKVRAFVDFAGEHMFKEALPPAR; via the coding sequence ATGGACAGCTTCAGCGGACTCGAATCCTTCGTGCGGGCGGCCGACCTGTTGAGCTTTGCCAAGGCGGGTCGCTTGCTGGGCATCTCGGCCTCGGCCGTGGGCAAGAACGTCGCACGGCTCGAACAGCAGCTGGGCCTCAGGCTCTTCAACCGCACCACCCGGCATGTGCGGCTGACCGAGGAAGGCGCGATGTTCCACGAGCGCTGCCGCCGCATCCTCGACGAGCTCGACGATGCACGGGCCATGATGCAGGACGCGGTCGCCGCCCCGCGCGGGCGCCTCCGCGTGAGCCTGCCGACCATCGGCTACCGCTTCTTGCTGCCGATCCTGCCGGCCTTCAAGGCGCGCTTTCCCGAGATCGAACTCGACCTCGACTTCAACGACCGCCTGGTCGACGTGATCGCCGAGGGCGTGGACGTGGCGATCCGCAGCGGCGAGCTCGGCGACTCGCAGCTCGTGGCGCGCCGGCTCGGCCCGTTCAACTTCGTGCTCGTCGCCTCGCCCGCCTACCTGGCCGAACACGGCGTGCCGCAGGTGCCGGCCGACCTCGCCCAACACAGTTGCCTGCGCTACAAGTTCGTGACCGGCGGAAAGATCGAAGACTGGGACCTGCCGGGCCTGCCCACGCAACTGCCGCCCGGGCTTCTCTGCAACAACATGGAAGCCATGCTCGGCGCGGCCGTGGCCGGCCTCGGCGTGGCCTACATGCCCGACTTCCTTGCGCGCGATTCGCTCTGCCGCGGCGAGCTGCAGCGCGTGCTCGAGACGCACCTGAGTCGCCAGGGGCAGTTCTCGGCGCTGTGGTCATCGAGCCGGCAGTTGTCGCCGAAGGTGCGGGCGTTCGTGGACTTTGCGGGGGAGCACATGTTCAAGGAAGCGCTGCCTCCAGCTCGCTGA
- a CDS encoding AAA family ATPase → MRLASFQITNFRSINDSGPIDSTQITAILGRNDSGKSNLLRALHSLNPAEGLIELSPIKDFPRHRRLEECQGDTPVVATRWALDDGERAELKAILPRASDVRHVTAGRGYAATRWTGFEGLGELSLDVSDIKGKVRKIVPAVKAAAEKVAEGARATLEQEADAFDAAMIPSPDYIKWSEGAVRALQALRRAMAAEDAELSDKQEQMLVELEDMARAIANDTPALAKAKQWVLEKLPRFVYVDEYPALPGRQNIADYLVRKGWGQATPEQRSFEKLCKVAGLDPQQLQDLLEKNDQATRNQLVNRAGSVVTSEIRRVWKDRELKVRFNLDGPYMDTLVSDPNGAYEVEVNLDERSRGFQWFFSFYITFFADTRGAGDAILLLDEPGLHLHAHSQADLLAHFEHDFGNQIVYTTHSPFMVPTHRLDAVRTASMSEVAGTTVSNKAEGDARTLYPLQAAIALSRMGSEPVKAQPKEAVPRAETPTREVSELEAALP, encoded by the coding sequence ATGCGCTTGGCGTCATTCCAGATCACCAACTTTCGCTCGATCAACGACAGCGGCCCCATCGACTCCACGCAGATCACTGCGATCCTCGGCCGAAACGACAGCGGCAAATCGAACCTGCTGCGTGCGCTGCACAGCCTGAACCCGGCCGAAGGCCTCATCGAACTCAGTCCGATCAAGGACTTTCCGCGGCATCGCCGCCTTGAAGAGTGCCAAGGCGACACGCCCGTCGTCGCGACGCGCTGGGCGCTCGACGACGGCGAACGCGCCGAACTGAAGGCCATCCTTCCGCGTGCATCCGATGTGCGCCACGTCACCGCCGGCCGGGGCTATGCCGCGACACGCTGGACCGGTTTCGAAGGCCTCGGCGAACTCTCGCTCGACGTGTCGGACATCAAGGGCAAGGTCCGCAAGATCGTGCCTGCCGTCAAGGCCGCGGCCGAGAAGGTCGCCGAAGGCGCTCGCGCCACGCTGGAGCAGGAGGCCGATGCCTTCGACGCCGCGATGATCCCGAGCCCCGACTACATCAAATGGTCGGAAGGCGCGGTGAGGGCGCTGCAGGCCCTGCGCCGGGCGATGGCCGCCGAGGATGCCGAACTCAGCGACAAGCAGGAGCAGATGCTGGTCGAGCTCGAGGACATGGCCCGCGCGATCGCGAACGACACGCCCGCGCTCGCGAAAGCGAAGCAATGGGTGCTCGAAAAATTGCCGCGCTTCGTCTACGTGGACGAATACCCCGCGCTGCCCGGCCGACAGAACATCGCCGACTACCTCGTGCGCAAGGGTTGGGGCCAGGCGACGCCCGAGCAGCGCAGCTTCGAGAAGCTCTGCAAGGTCGCGGGGCTCGACCCGCAGCAACTGCAGGACCTGCTCGAGAAGAACGACCAGGCCACGCGCAACCAGCTCGTGAACCGCGCGGGCTCGGTCGTCACGTCGGAGATCCGCCGCGTGTGGAAGGACCGCGAGCTCAAGGTCCGCTTCAACCTCGACGGGCCGTACATGGACACGCTGGTGTCCGACCCGAACGGCGCCTACGAGGTCGAAGTGAACCTCGACGAGCGCAGCCGCGGCTTCCAGTGGTTCTTCTCGTTCTACATCACCTTCTTCGCGGACACCCGGGGCGCGGGCGATGCCATCCTGCTGCTGGACGAACCCGGCCTGCACCTGCACGCGCATTCGCAGGCCGACCTGCTCGCGCACTTCGAGCACGACTTCGGCAACCAGATCGTCTACACGACGCATTCACCGTTCATGGTGCCGACGCATCGGCTGGATGCGGTGCGCACGGCCAGCATGAGCGAAGTGGCCGGCACGACGGTGAGCAACAAGGCGGAGGGGGATGCGCGGACGCTTTATCCGTTGCAGGCGGCGATTGCGTTGAGCCGGATGGGGAGCGAGCCTGTGAAGGCGCAGCCCAAGGAGGCCGTGCCGCGTGCCGAGACGCCGACCCGCGAGGTCAGCGAGCTGGAGGCAGCGCTTCCTTGA
- a CDS encoding PLP-dependent aspartate aminotransferase family protein, protein MSQDTSDTRQQGFATRVIHAGQSPDPTTGAIMPPIYATSTYVQQSPGVHKGLDYGRSHNPTRWALERCVADLENGSGAFAFASGLAAISTTLELLDANSHIVSGDDVYGGTFRLFERVRARSAGHRFSFVDLTDPAQLLAALQPDTRMVWVETPTNPLLRLADLRAIADICRERGILCVADNTFASPWVQRPLDLGFDVVVHSTTKYLNGHSDVIGGIAIVGREARHEPLRERLGFLQNSVGAIASPFDSFLTLRGVKTLALRMERHCSSALALAQWLESQPQVARVHYPGLASHPQHELAKRQMHGFGGMISIDLRTDLAGARRFLEAVQIFALAESLGGVESLIEHPAIMTHATIPAETRARLGIGDGLVRLSVGVEDLEDLRADLQQALQKI, encoded by the coding sequence ATGAGCCAAGACACTTCCGACACCCGCCAGCAGGGCTTTGCCACCCGCGTGATCCACGCCGGCCAGTCGCCCGACCCGACGACGGGCGCGATCATGCCGCCCATCTACGCGACCTCGACCTACGTGCAGCAGAGCCCCGGCGTGCACAAGGGCCTGGACTACGGCCGCTCGCACAATCCGACGCGCTGGGCGCTGGAGCGCTGCGTGGCCGATCTCGAAAACGGCTCCGGGGCTTTCGCCTTCGCCTCCGGACTGGCCGCGATCTCGACCACTCTCGAACTGCTGGATGCCAACTCGCACATCGTCTCAGGCGACGACGTCTATGGCGGCACCTTCCGCCTGTTCGAACGCGTGCGCGCACGCAGTGCCGGCCACCGCTTCAGCTTCGTCGACCTGACCGATCCGGCCCAACTGCTCGCCGCACTGCAGCCCGACACGCGCATGGTGTGGGTCGAGACGCCGACCAATCCGCTGCTGCGCCTGGCCGACCTGCGGGCCATTGCCGACATCTGCCGCGAGCGCGGCATTCTCTGCGTGGCCGACAACACCTTTGCGAGCCCCTGGGTCCAGCGTCCGCTGGACCTCGGCTTCGACGTGGTCGTGCACTCGACCACCAAATACCTCAACGGGCATTCGGACGTGATCGGCGGCATCGCCATCGTCGGCCGCGAAGCGCGGCACGAGCCGTTGCGCGAGCGCCTGGGTTTCCTGCAGAACTCGGTGGGTGCGATCGCCAGCCCCTTCGACAGCTTCCTCACGCTGCGCGGGGTGAAGACCCTGGCGCTGCGCATGGAGCGGCATTGCAGCAGCGCACTGGCGCTCGCGCAGTGGCTCGAAAGCCAGCCCCAGGTCGCGCGCGTGCACTACCCGGGCCTGGCCTCGCATCCGCAGCATGAGCTGGCCAAGCGCCAGATGCACGGCTTCGGCGGCATGATCTCGATCGACCTGCGCACCGACCTCGCCGGCGCGCGGCGTTTTCTCGAAGCGGTGCAGATATTCGCACTGGCCGAGAGCCTCGGCGGCGTCGAGAGCCTGATCGAGCATCCGGCCATCATGACCCACGCCACCATTCCGGCCGAGACCCGCGCCCGGCTCGGCATTGGCGACGGGCTTGTCAGGTTGTCCGTGGGTGTCGAAGACCTGGAAGACCTGCGCGCTGATCTGCAGCAGGCGCTGCAGAAGATCTGA